CTAAAAAAAACATATTTTCATAAATCCTCTGGTTCAGCCAACCATAGTTTTACAGTACCAGGTTCATGGGTATCTTCATAACCTCAAATCTAAGTAGCAACAAATCAAAATCAGCCAAATTGACCTCACTATCCAAGGATCTAAGTTAAGCTGAGCAAAAACCAACTTCATGAATCATACCCACACAATAAATTTTACTCCTTTGATAACATCCAACCATGGTTTTAGAGTACAAAGTTCATGGGTATCTCCATAACCTCAAATCTAAGTAACAACATATCAATATTACCCAAATTGACCTAATTATACAAGGATTTAAGCTAAGCTGAGCAATAAAAATCAACACTTTATTATATCCAGATTAGGGTTTGTGATATGAATCAGAGAAGGTAGCTTACTCGTTAGACGATGGCAAGGGTTCTGCAAAGCCTCGACCAGAAAAGAGTCCACTGTCAACCCATTCTCTAACCACCGTTTTGACGGAGGCATTGTGAAAACTAGGTCCATGAGAATAAAAGGGATAGATGTTTCTGGAGACTTCATAAATCCTTGTTGACCTTTTTGGTTTTCCTTTCTCTTGCAACCAAAAGAGAAGACGGAAGTCAAGAGGAAGAAGAGAATCGAAGCATTGACGCCGGCAAGAGGCAGAGAAAGGGAGAGATTGAAAAACCTTTAACATGTGACACGTGTCTCAAGAGACGTTTTTTATTGTCCTTAATTAAGGAACGTTTATTCCAATAATAGCTAATTTTGATTTATTTTTAATTTCAATTACCCTAGAAACCGCAGCTAAGGAATCCCGATAATCATGCTAATACAGACCGGTAGGATAGATAGATGTTCTAATTTTGATGATATAAGTCAATATATACATGTGTGACATGTATTAGGCGAAAACCATAGGTTTTGTGTAGCTAAACTATGTAAACCATAGTTTGTAACTTCAATATCTTTCAAATCTTGTATATTAATATAGTATATATGATAAGAACCAAGTCAAACTCGCACTGTTTATCTAGTTGTAAAAACTCATATACAAACTCATAAACTAAAAGTCTTCGTAGATAACAAACTCATTATGTTTTTGCATGCACTGCACATGAACGGTTCATGATGAACCACATATTTCGACACAACAGTTGAATACTAAGAATCCCAAATGGGACCAAAAGCAGGAACACCAGAAGCCTTACAAGCATTAACAACATCACGACTTCCTTCAGGATTGCTGGTAACAATCACAACCTGAGCTTCAAACTTCTTGGATGCTTTCACGCTCATTTCTGACACATTCGGTCGTCCTAAAATCGCAGTATCGTGAACTACGATCCTATCTTGGTGAGGATAATCTTTAATCCTCTTCACAATCTCCGATCCAAAATTATCATCTAACCCTTTAGCCACCCATATTAGGTATACCTCGGCCTTACTCTGCTGCATGATAAACGATAAAAATACACAAATCCCCGAACCTGTGGCCACAAGTAATACCTGCCCAAAAAATATACATAAATATATTATTATTCAAACAATATTTCAGTAAAGAAAAAGGAATAATCCCTGTAGCCAATATTAATTCTTTTTTTTTGAAGAAAAGCCAATATTAATTCTTAACTGATATGTTTTGTGTTGTTGTAAATAATCCAACAAATAAACTGTTGAAATATGTCACAAGTTATTTTTTTTTTTTGGTCGAAATGTCACAAGCTAAAATTCGGAGTTTTATAGAAATGTATTTTACCTTGTCATACAAGTTAACAAGATAGGGTAAGCCAGCAAAGTGAACCGTTCGGACCCATAAGTGTGTCGGAGGTTTTGAGACTAAAGACTTGGTGAAGTCTCCGACAGCACCAGCTAACATCATGTGCGATGTCTTACCATCAGAGATAATCCCAAAAGCGTGCCATTCCGACAACGGCGATGGACTTATCCGACCCAAGATCCCTGACTTCACGCCTCCTCTGAACTTGATCAGTGACGCATGGCCTGATAGAGATGACACATCGACCGGAACGCGTCTCACACTCAACCAAGGGAGCACAACCGCGATTGTGATCGCTAGTGTAAACCAAAAATCTTGCGTTTTGATCAGTTTCGAGCCGAGATTGTCGGTGTAAGATCTTGATATTGGATCGTAAGAGATCATTAGAACTATAAACGCCCAAACAAGGCCCAAAGCAGCCCAACCGGAGAATCTGTGGACGCGTTCAAAGACGTTGTGGTGTAAATGACGAACAAGTGGAAACGCGGCCAAGGAAGTGAGGCAGAGGAGAGACAGAATCGCAGACGCAACCGCTATGATCGCGGTTGAAGCGTTGTCCCTGTCTTTAAGAGTGAGAACCAACGCGTAAACGAGCCAAGCGATCGAGGAAACGCCGCAGCCGCTGTGGATACCGCCTAGGCTTTGTAAGAGCGACGTGACCGCGGTTTTGATGCGGAGAGGGACAAAGGAGTGTCCGAGGATCTTCACGGTTAGGTAGAAAATGAGTCTCAAGAAGGCTTCGCTTCTGCAGAGAGTTAGGACAAGAATGTTGGCGAGTGAAAACAGAGATGCTCTGTTTCTAGCGTAAGTGAAACGTCCCGTGGCGGCAAGAACGAGAGCTAGAACGTTTAGAAACAGTGAAGTGACGAAGAGACGTTTGTAAACGGTGAATAATCCTTGATCAAGAAGAATGATTGATAGTCTCGAGGCGCGTTTCTTTAGAATTGGCGGTTGCTGCGGTTGCTCACTGTGTTGTTCGCCTCCTTCCTTGGTTCCACCTTCTTCTATGTAGTAAATATTGTCGTCTTCTTCTTCTTCTTCTTCTTCTTCTTCTTCGTTGTCAAGGTCCAAGTCGCAGAAGTGACTGCTGGTTCGGCTCATGGAGTGTAGGATGGATGAAGGGGAAACTTTTGAAGCCTTTCTTATGAGTTGAAACCTGCTGCTTGATTTCTCACGTTCAGCGTTTGCGTTGCGGTTTTGATCATTTGTGAAGATAGCAAAAGGGTTTGCATGAGGGTTTATCTCAGACGCGACTCCTCGACAGCTATAAAATCTAACGATCGGTGCGTTTACCATTCTTCTTCTTTTTTTTCCTTTATCTTCTGTTTGTGTGGATTAGAAGCAAAAAAAAAAAGACTCAAGACACAATGCCAACGTATTGAGCTGTGATTATCTTGTTTTATGTCTTTGTTCTGGCTTTGTGAAGAGCATTCCTAGTTATACAGTATAATAATTTGTTATCACTATTTTGTTTTACGGAAAATCATTAACTATGTAACGCGTAAGTATAAGTAGGAGTATGGAATGTTGTATGGAAATAGTAATACTGACAAGTTACAGAAACAAAAAAAGTAATGCTGACTTCCAACTTGATTTTAAAATTATATTGAGCTTTGATAAACGTCTGTTAGAGCTTATTTTAAGAAAAACAACTATGTAACGCCAGCCCTTTCGCAAAAAAACAACAGCTATGTAACGCGTAAGAATAAATAGGAGTCTATGACATACTACAGGATGGGTTTATAAGGAAACTGACAGTTTGATTTAGAATTAAATATGCTAAAATGCTATAATACGTACGCGTTAAAAAAGTATGAATTTATGACTGATAGGTACGGATATTTTTGATGAATTTTTTTTAAACAAATTTTTGATGAATATATTTTTGATGAATATATTTTTGATTATTTACCCTTTTGAGAAAAAGGTAGTTCGTTGACAAAAAAGAGAATAGTTGTTCCTTTAGGCTTGGGCATTCATGATCTCATTCGGTTTTGGTTTTGTCTAATCGGGTCTCAGTTTTTTGGGTTTATCAAAATCAGTCTCATTTGGGTTATATGAAAGTTTGGTTTGAGAACGGTTCGGGTTCAGTTGGAGGTTAATTAATCTTCAAAGAACCGGTACAACCCGATGTATTTTCGGGTTTGAGTTCCAATTGGTTATTCGATTTAAAAGTACTTGATTTGTACCTATTTTGTAACCAAAACCTAAGTAAAATCGGGTTCTTTGGTTTTAAAGTATCTGATTTGTACCTATTTTGTAACCAAAACATAAGTAAAATCGATTTAAAAATAAGAATATCAAACGTGATCATTCAAAATCAAACAAAAGGTAAATATAGTTATTGATAAAAAGACACCAAATAAATGAAAGCATAAAACGAAAACCAAATTCTCATGAAATGAAAAACATTATTCAATGAAAACAAAACCAAAATAAAAAAAATATCAAGCTTCAACCGCCACCTTCAACCATCAATCTTCATGTAATAGATAAAATTATTTAGATGTTCAATAATATCTTAGTGTACTTTGGATACATATTAGGAATTGAGAGCATGTTTGGTACAAGTTCTTTTTGGGATTTTGAATGTTTCGGTTTTTATCGGATATTCATTTAGATTTGGGTTCGGTTCGGATAATACACATAACCTGAAATACCATAAAACAAGATCCATTCGGTATTTATGCCGGTTTGGATCGGTCTGGATTCATTTTTATCAAATTAGGTTTTGTTCTGTTTTTCAGATTCAATTTATTTGCCCAGCCCTAGTTGTTATTTCATTTTTCTGAAGAAATTTTTTTAAAAAAAATTATTTATATGTGGAGATAACTATATGCATAAGAAGCTTAAGTGGTTAACACATTATGACACCTTCATATAACTATTTCAATCAATATGTATGACCTTCTAATAAATGACACTTAATATCAACTAGGGGTGAGCACTTCGGTTATTTTCTTGGTTCGGTTCGGTTTGGTTAGTTCGGTTCTAGTATTTTTCCAGCTAAAGAAAACCATAGTTAGTTTGGTTCGGTTTGTGTTCAGTTCGGTTTATATTCAGTTCGGTTTGTATTCGGTTCGGTTTGTTTTTTTGGATCGGTTTAATTAGATTCTTCTTAGTTTAATTTTGCTAAGAGAAATTATATTTTAAAACATAAATTATGTGAACTAAATTCAATTTAAAACTGAAACAAAAACCTTTAAAAGTCACAAAAAGTATATAAAAATTAAAACAAATGAAAGTTAACTAAAGTAAAAAAACAACATCATTAGTAATGTCTCTTATATCATTAAAATTAAAAATCCTGCAATGAATGAAATATTTTACATCAAATATTTTTATGATTACATATTAGGTTAAAAGAATATATGTTAATGAATGAAAAATGGAAAATATGTGGCTTAGTATTAGAATTTTAGTATATTGGTATTACTAATATTTTAAATTTAAATAATTACAAAAACACATCGGTTTCTCGGTTCGGTTCGGTTTAAAACCGAATCATTCGGGTTGGGAAAATCTTCAATTTGATCTTAGAGTTAATATGACATACTGTAGCATGTACTTTATATTGAGATACTATCCAATTTGATCTTAGAGTTAATATGAAAACTCATGCTAAAATCTGTTATACGTTAGTTTTTGATAAAACAAAAAAGTCTAGTGGTCGGTAGATTTTGGGGGAATTTGGGTTCAAATCAATTCTACAACATTTAGCATGTATGGTCAACGGGATATGGGACGATACTTTGGACCTCATTTAAAACTTCGAAGAAATGATCCATCCGTAAACTACATTTTTTTTAGAATTACCTTGAGTCTTTCTGTGATTAATAATAGTAATAGAAAAAACTATAGACTTTTAAGAGCAATCACAGCTTAGAGTTCGTATTCAATATCTTAGAATAAAAGAAATTAGAAAGATAAAACTGTAAAAGTATGATCGAGACAGAAAACGATTCATCTGAAATATCTTTGGAATTCTTGTTTAACCAGTTGTCATATTTGTAATTAGTTTTGCCTTTTTAAAAAAAAAATAAAACTAACTAACAAAACATTAAAATAAAATATTTTGGTAGAGAAAATTGAATATTTCATCGCTGAAGTAGTGAAGTTGCTCTTAAGCAACGAAAGATTTTGTGATTGTTACGTAGCATGAATTTTATACTGAGAACTACTAGTCAATTTGATCTTAGAATGAAAATGATAAATTTCATGCTAGGAGTGCGCAAAAAAAAAAAAAAAAATCATGCTATGATATATGTCACCTACTGTTATAAAAAGAACTGGAATTTTATTGTATCGCGGGAATTTGAATAAGAGCAAAATTTATACCCGTAAAATTTTTAACACTGATAGAAAGGGTTTATTATAGAAAGAAGAGAAGGTTGAGGGATGCATTACAATGAACGAAAAACGTTCGTATATATCAAAAGAAATTTACTATGCAAATAGTGCAACGAGCCCCACATCTTTTTATATTTTCAAACATTGCGGCTCCTCCTTTTTTTGACTTTCGTAACACTCCCCCTTGGGGCCCGGTGTCACTATCCGCTCTCGCTCAACGTCTTTGTTGCCTCGTTAAAAACCTTTCTAGGAAAACCCAATGGGAAAAACCATAGTAAGGTAAAAAGAGTACAACTACGCAAGCTCCCCCTCGAATGAGCAGTCATAGATCCTTCTGATGACGCATTCCAATGTTACGAACATGTTTTCTGAATACCGAAGTCGGAAGTGATTTTGTGAAGAGGTCAGCTGCATTGTCGCATGATTGGACATATCTTACTTCAATCTCTTTCTTCTTTACGAGCTCTTGAGTGTATGAGAAGAACTTCGGATGAATATGCTTTGTTCTATCGCTTTTAATATATCCGTCCTTTGTTTGAGCAACACATGCTGCGGATCAAGATATAACAATGATGGTACACTCCATTTTATATCACTTCCAACATTTTTGTTTTCTCCCCCTAGAACTGGGAATACATTTTCGTCAAAATGACAATCAGCAAAACGTGCTGTAAAGACGTCACCAGTCTGTGGTTCTAGGTATCTTATAATTGATGGAGAATCACAACCAACATATATTCCCAATCTTCTTTGTGGTCCCATCTTTGTACGTTGTGGTGGTGCTACAGGCCCATATACCGCACAACCAAAGATTCTAAAGTGGGAATGTTTGGTTCTCGACCAAACGCTAACTGTAGTGGAGAATACTTATGGTATGCACTCGGTCTGATCCGAATGAGTGCTTCTGCATGCAAAATGGCATGTCCCCATACAGAGGTTGGAAGTTTTGATTTCATGATCAATGGTCTTGCAATCAGTTGCAGACGCTTAATTAACGATTCAGCCAAACCATTTTGCGTATGAACATGAGCAACCGAATGTTCAACTTCAATTCCCATTACCATACAATAGTCATTGAATGCTTGGGATGTGAATTCACCAGCGTTGTCTAGTCTAACTCTTTTAATAGTATAATCAGAAAACTTTGCTCGCAGTTTGATTATCTGAGTTAGAAATCTCGCAAATGCCACATTTCGAGATGATAATAGACAAACGTGTGACCATCTACTGGATGCGTCAATTAATACCATAAAATAGTGGAATGGTCCACATGGTGGATGTATCGGTCCACATATATCACCTTGAATTCTTTCAAGGAACTTTGGTGATTCTTTATCGATTTTGGTTGGCGATGGCCTTACGATCAATTTTCCTAGAGAACATGCAACACATGTCATTTTATTCCCTTGAGAAATCTCCTGGATTTTCAGTGAATGACCATGCGAGCTCTCTATGATTCTACGCATCATTGTGGTGTCCGGGTGACCGAGGCGATCATGCCATAAATTAAAATCTTATGGATTTTGTTTTACCATAAAATTTGATTCGATTGCATTGATATAAGTATGGTGTAATCCCGAAGGAAGTTCTGGAAACTTTTCCAATATGTGTCTTTTGCCAAATTTATCAGAAGTTATATATATACACTTCTTTCCATTTTCAGTTACAGACTGAGTATCATATCCTTGACGATATATGTCTTTAAAACTCAACAAATTTCTTCTGGAATNNNNNNNNNNNNNNNNNNNNTTCCTTCAATCACGTCTGCAGGACCTGATATTATATTGACAGTAATTCTTTTTGGTTTTATATCTGAGAAATATATATTTTTTCTCAAGATAGTGTGCGTTGTTCCACTATCTAGTATACATATCTCTTGAATCACTTTTTTAGATTTTGTTCCATTTGCGTTTTGATCCATTTTTGAAATTATCATAAACATTAAACAACAGTGTTTATTCATTGATTATATAAAGAAAACACACAATAATTATACATATATTGTTGTTAAAACAACATTATTCTTTGAAAAACATAATTATTATACATTACAAATGAGGACTATTCAGTAGTCTTATTAGAAACATTTCCGTACTCTTCAAGAGTATGCTAGTCCAGCTCATTTGCGAAATCAGATGATTCAAGGTATGAGGCCCCTTCAACGTTTTTTGTGAGATTCACCTCTTTAGCCTTTCCTTTTATGGACTCTTGATATAANNNNNNNNNNNNNNNNNNNNNNNNNNNNNNNNNNNNNNNNNNNNNNNNNNNNNNNNNNNNNNNNNNNNNNNNNNNNNNNNNNNNNNNNNNNNNNNNNNNNAAGGGACATAATTACTATTTTTTTGCTCTAAAAAAACAGTTTTCCCATGATTTTTTAACTTTGAAGTCAGAGGTCTATCTTCGAATATGCATCTAATCTATTGAAACTGAATTACAATTAAAAATTAACCCTAATTTCATTCTAATATTTACAACTTGTGCCACCAATATTTAAATCATTTTTTGCTTCTTTTATTAATGGTATTTTAGTAATTTAACTATCATTTAGGGTGTAAACTTATTTACCGACCGAGAGAGATTGTATTATTGTGTTATATATGTTATCTTGTGGATTGTATTATTGTGTTATATAAGTCTGAGAGAGATTTTGGCATATATCTTGTGTATGGTCTGGTTGATGCCAATGCTTATGGCTTCTTTTTCAGTAACTAATTAAAGATAGTAGTAGATCGAACTAATCTTTTTAAAGAATAAAGTTACAATTTGTGGTACTGTCCACAAGTGATAAGTTTGACAAGTCGTGCACTTTAGTAGTCTCTCCTTTCTGGTAAATGAACATCTCCACAACTATCTCGACGACCTCTATAACAGGTTAACAGTTTCAAAGCCATAACTGTTGACATAATGCTTGCTGACAAAATTGAAAACTAACCTATCAAAATGAAATACTTTTTCAAAATAACTCATGCTTGGAAATAAACATTTTTGATAATGTGAGGCATCTTTTTAATGAAACTTAAGAACTGTACCTTAACCATAACTATAGCTGAATCTACATGTGGCTTCATGAGTGAAAGGAATCACAATAACAAACAGTAAAAACTAAACCAATGAGATGATCACTACGGAACATGTTATCTTTCCAGCATGCGGGACAGTGTAAAGTCTGGAAATTGGCGGATTCAGATATAAAATATTTAATGAAATTCAAGGATTGTGAAGATTCGCTTTTATTCTTCACAAACAAAAACTCTTAGAATTCCATAATCACTCTGCAGTAACGAATTCACAAGAAAAAAATATTTGAGGAAAACATCAAGAAGGAAAAGATTCTCATAACAAGAGCAGGTATATGAATGACACCAAGGGAGACACATAACGGTTCGACCTTACTTTTACAGTGTACTCTCATCCCTTTAAGAACCATAATCCTTGACTGCAGCTAAGTGATTAGTTCCATTGAAATTTATATGAATTGTGAACCTTTCCAAGATGTCACGTTAGATAGATTTACCATATTTTTTAAAACATATAAATGTTAATTAAAGAATAAAAATCAATGATTATTAATTAGAGAAAAATGTAATTAATACAACCATGTATTTTAAATTGTTTTGGCTATTATAATTCAAAATTTAAATTATTAACAACAATTAATTTTATTTAATATAAAATAATGAAAAATTTATAAAAAAAATATATTAAATAATTTTAATAGTAAATAATTTTAATAGTAATGTAATTTTGTAAAATTTGAATCTTAGTAATACAAAAGTAATGCATGTAGTTTCTAAATTAATAATTAGATTAAATGGACTAAAATATTAATGTATGCAAAGGTACAAACTGTAGAAATTTAAAATCTTTATTTTCATATTTAAAGGTGATTATTTTCATATTTAAAAGTGATTCTATATTTGATTATTTTAAATTATGAACTTATTGTACCAAAATGTTACAAAAATAATTGTAACCACAAGTATTAACAAAGTAAGTTATGTATAAAACATTTCCATTAAACATTAATAATGTCTAAAATACACATGAGCAACAATAATATAGAGTTATACAATATATAACATCAAAATATAAAGAATCTATTTTGAATGTTTAATGATGTTTTTGCTAGTAACATTTGAATGTTTAAAATAAAATCAAAAGTATATACATGAAAATGAAGAAGACACTAGTGCGGACGCACATGTCAAAATCTAGTTCACGTTAAAATAATTTGCAATGATACATTTTCAAATTAGAGAATCATCTTTAGTGCGATACATTCGAAGTCTTAAAAAAAATACAACATTGAATAGATGAAATATACAGTCTATCTCCAAACATTAACATCTCCAAAAATCAAAAAAAAAAAACAGAAAAACAATTTTTGAAAATAAAAATCAGAAATCAAAATGTTCATTATCATCAGTCTCATGGTCCAATAAAATCCAAGACCCATCGTCTTGTTGGACCATACCTTTGTTTTTTAGAACCCTCCAATGTCCTGGAACCATATATTCATCTTTTAACCCGTCGACTGATTTGTTGACAAGTCCAATGGCTCTTTTCACATCGAGTCTAAATAAGTCACCGCTACTCGTCCCTTGAGTCCCCGCAACGCCGTGCAAGTAAGATTCCAGGCAGTGGAATGTCGCGAAATTTCCTGGAGTTTTCATATATTTTGACTTTCTTGTGTCTATTGGCAACTCGTCTCCGACTTCAGCGTAACCTAAGGGTGGATAGATCGGAACTACGTCCGGTAGATTCCTTACCCGCAACACTCGGATATCTTCTAATCTGACA
This sequence is a window from Brassica oleracea var. oleracea cultivar TO1000 chromosome C1, BOL, whole genome shotgun sequence. Protein-coding genes within it:
- the LOC106299585 gene encoding LOW QUALITY PROTEIN: uncharacterized protein LOC106299585 (The sequence of the model RefSeq protein was modified relative to this genomic sequence to represent the inferred CDS: deleted 1 base in 1 codon); its protein translation is MVNAPIVRFYSCRGVASEINPHANPFAIFTNDQNRNANAEREKSSSRFQLIRKASKVSPSSILHSMSRTSSHFCDLDLDNEEEEEEEEEEDDNIYYIEEGGTKEGGEQHSEQPQQPPILKKRASRLSIILLDQGLFTVYKRLFVTSLFLNVLALVLAATGRFTYARNRASLFSLANILVLTLCRSEAFLRLIFYLTVKILGHSFVPLRIKTAVTSLLQSLGGIHSGCGVSSIAWLVYALVLTLKDRDNASTAIIAVASAILSLLCLTSLAAFPLVRHLHHNVFERVHRFSGWAALGLVWAFIVLMISYDPISRSYTDNLGSKLIKTQDFWFTLAITIAVVLPWLSVRRVPVDVSSLSGHASLIKFRGGVKSGILGRISPSPLSEWHAFGIISDGKTSHMMLAGAVGDFTKSLVSKPPTHLWVRTVHFAGLPYLVNLYDKVLLVPQVRGFVYFYRLSCSRVRPRIKDYPHQDRIVVHDTAILGRPNVSEMSVKASKKFEAQVVIVTSNPEGSRDVVNACKASGVPAFGPIWDS